In Streptomyces qaidamensis, one DNA window encodes the following:
- a CDS encoding coproporphyrinogen-III oxidase family protein, which translates to MSITTTTTSMPFWKEYPERDSEWVRQYPTKHVPVNEEEVFARKPMGVYVHIPFCNRLCFSCPYIKHQTDRDLTRTYLEALKTEITNYAERPYIQDHVITLGYIGGGTPTALTAPQLDDLLGHMYSSLNVEEGADFSIETTPVDISERKATVLLERGIRRISLGVQTFVPEELKNIGRPNDPEMLKESIRLLRRCGFENINIDLMHGINGQTMESWEHSLDVAIELGVTCISFYTYMEFAQISTKRRKLPPVPEKAVVDDMFLFAAEKLSRNGFLGYYGDCFAKPGYQPKYGETSWSEDIPIIPLGPTATGHLRDHWYFNEPDIGRYIQTVMEGRLPISMGKHITKSEAIRRSMVLGVKAGRVNRERFRRIHGVDFMEMFRAEIDDLIEKELITADENGIEVTGPKGWYYLDNISKAFYSPEFRRYPQHLGADISNFISSRPIPLQLTTRPKDEEAGCDHH; encoded by the coding sequence ATGAGCATCACCACCACGACCACGAGCATGCCGTTCTGGAAGGAGTACCCGGAGCGCGACAGCGAGTGGGTGCGCCAGTACCCGACCAAGCACGTGCCGGTGAACGAGGAAGAGGTGTTCGCCCGCAAGCCCATGGGCGTGTACGTCCACATCCCGTTCTGCAACCGGCTCTGCTTCAGCTGCCCGTACATCAAGCACCAGACCGACCGGGACCTGACCCGCACCTATCTGGAGGCGCTGAAGACGGAGATCACCAACTACGCCGAACGACCGTACATCCAGGACCACGTCATCACCCTCGGCTACATCGGCGGCGGCACCCCGACCGCGCTCACCGCCCCGCAGCTCGACGACCTGCTCGGCCACATGTACAGCAGCCTCAACGTCGAGGAGGGCGCGGACTTCTCCATCGAGACCACCCCGGTCGACATCAGCGAGCGCAAGGCCACCGTCCTGCTGGAACGCGGCATACGGCGCATCAGCCTCGGGGTGCAGACCTTCGTGCCCGAGGAACTGAAGAACATCGGCCGCCCGAACGACCCGGAGATGCTCAAGGAGAGCATCCGGCTGCTGCGCCGGTGCGGATTCGAGAACATCAACATCGACCTGATGCACGGCATCAACGGCCAGACGATGGAGAGCTGGGAGCACAGCCTCGACGTCGCCATCGAACTCGGCGTCACCTGCATCTCGTTCTACACGTACATGGAGTTCGCGCAGATCTCCACCAAGCGCAGGAAACTGCCGCCGGTCCCGGAGAAGGCCGTGGTCGACGACATGTTCCTGTTCGCCGCCGAGAAGCTCTCCAGGAACGGCTTCCTGGGCTACTACGGCGACTGCTTCGCCAAGCCCGGCTACCAGCCCAAGTACGGTGAGACGTCGTGGAGCGAGGACATCCCCATCATCCCGCTCGGTCCCACCGCCACCGGGCACCTGCGCGACCACTGGTACTTCAACGAACCCGACATCGGCCGCTACATCCAGACGGTGATGGAGGGCCGGCTGCCGATCTCCATGGGCAAGCACATCACCAAGTCGGAGGCGATCCGCCGCTCGATGGTCCTCGGCGTCAAGGCCGGACGGGTCAACCGGGAGCGTTTCCGCAGGATCCACGGCGTCGACTTCATGGAGATGTTCCGCGCCGAGATCGACGACCTGATCGAGAAGGAACTCATCACCGCCGACGAGAACGGCATCGAGGTGACCGGCCCGAAGGGCTGGTACTACCTGGACAACATCTCCAAGGCGTTCTACTCGCCGGAGTTCCGGCGCTACCCGCAGCACCTGGGAGCCGACATCTCCAACTTCATCTCCAGCCGGCCGATTCCCCTGCAGCTCACCACGCGCCCCAAGGACGAGGAGGCCGGCTGTGACCACCACTGA